One Fimbriimonadaceae bacterium genomic window, AGGTCCTTCGTCATCCGTGCCATGCCGGAATCGGCGATGCGTCTGCACTTGGCAGAGAATGCCGTGTCGCCCATCTCCGATGCCATCGCTTCGCCCGCTCGGAGGGCTCCACAATAAAGGGAGCTGATCCATGCCATCGGGCCGTACCAAGTCGCGTCGAGCGTATTGAACTGAGCGCCTTCGAGGATGCCGTCGTCGTCCAAGTCCTGGCCGATCATGTATTCGATCGACTTCTTCACCCGGGGCCATATCCGCCTTAAAAAGGCGCTGTCGGCAGACATTGTGTGCTCGCGATAGACGCGCATGATGGTGCCGCACTGACCGTCGTGGGCGACCGACTGCCATGCCTCGCCGCGATGCCCAAGGGCCCCGCTTTCGTGGAAGCCGATGGTGTAGTCGGCGCGAGCGCGCAGGTCGCGCTCCAGCGCCGGGAAGACGCGCCCCACGGCCTGGGCATACTGCCAAACGTGAGTGCAGGTGCCCGCGCAGCAGTAGATGCCCTCCCAGCCGTAGAAGCGGTCGTTGTCGAAGCGGTAGCAGGTTTGGCTTGCGAGGATACTGGTGGGCATGAAGGTGCGCTCAAGAAACCAGTGGGGGAGCGTGGAGTCTTCGTACCAGGTCTTCACCCATTTGCGGGTTTCGCCAGCGAGGCGGTCGAAGTTCGTGGCGACGTAGGCGACCACGTCCTTGGCATCCTTGAATCGCTTGGCGTAGTGTCGCTTTAGCTTTTGGATGTCTTGGAGAAAGCCGAGCTCTTTGCGGTCGGGGTTGGGGAAGTGCCAGGCCACTGCAAAGGTGACCTCCTGCGTTTCTCCCGCTCTGAGATCAATCGTCGTCAGGAGCTTCTCCGAGCCATCAGCTTCTGGAGCGGTTCGCTTCAGATTTGGGTGCGCACTCAGGACGGCGATGGCGAACGATCCGGCATCGGGTTCGTCTTCGTACTTCTGTGGGTCCAGCCGGGGCTGGTCGGAGAAGACGATGTGGTCGATGGATATCTGGCCCCAGCCGCCTCTCTCATTGTCGACGACTTCGAGGACGGCCTGCTTGCCCATGAACTCCTTCACGTCGAAATTGCCCGCACGCATCAGGTTGGAGTTGGGTCCTGCGATGGTGCGGACCTGCTTGCCGTCAACGAGAAGATTGACACACGTTTTGCCAGGATGATTTCCGCCACCGATCAGGAACGTAATGTAATTTCGCTCAATGGTGAAGGGGATGCTGGTGAGCTTTCCGACATGCTGATCTGCCTGCACTACGTCCCCGCCTGCACGCCAATGATGGGTGTTGGCGGAGCGTTTACCTTGGCCTCCGATGGCTCCCATATAATCCGGCATCTTGTCATGCTCGACGGGGCCTGCGCCAAACGCGGTGCCTTCGACCTTCCACTTGGTGTAGGTCTCGGACTCGAAGTCGTCGAAGAGGATATCGGGGCGGGAACTCTCGCTTGCAGACCGCCCTATCCCAAAGAACTGCACCCCGACAAAGCTATCGTCGAGAAATCGATCCGATACCAGTTCGACCTTCCTTAGCGTTCTTGCCCGCCTTGCCACCGGATTGTTGGACACTATCCCGAGCGTCACACTTTTTGCCGACTGAGATTTGTTCGTTACCTTGTAGCTAAGAATCGTGCAAGGTATGCCCGAGTCGTCGGTGTTGAGAGGAATAAAGGGAGAAAACGCCTCAAGGGTGATTTCGCAGGATTCCGCTGGGTCCGAATAGCGAACTTGTCCGATGGGATAGCGGCCTATAAACTCCGTTGCCGAGAACGACTTGCGGCTCAGTTCTGCCATCTCGCGGTCGCCTTGGAAGAAGACACCAAAGTTATGATCGTTGCCCGGCTTCATCGGCTTGGCATAGTTTGCGCCGTTGCGGATGGTGCCGATGTCCTTGTTCGGCAGATTGAAGATGTCCCAGCACCAGAGTCTGCCGTCTCCGCTCAAGTAAAGCTGCCCGCAGCAGATGCCGCCCACGGGCATCCCGATATGATCCAGCGCCTCGCCGGAAACGACGGTCGGCTTGCCTCTTTCGCGGAGCATTGCCTGCCATTCCTTCGACCGCTTCTTATCCACCGGCACAAGGTTCTGCTGCTTGGTGATCCGAAGGAGTTCGCCAGGTTGGACGACGCCAAGAGCAAGGAACCCTCCGGCGGCGCCTTTGAGCACGGTCCGGCGTGAGGTTTCCGGATCGGATTCGTTCATCGCGTCGGCGAGCTGATCTCGCTCGTTGGTGTTGCACGGCTTAGGCTGAGGCAGTGGCTTCTTGCGGGGCATGGAGATTGTTTCGACGTGAGACTGTAGGTTCCTTCAAAGGAGTTTGTGGCGTTTAGGAGAACTTTAGGTGGGATGGGGTGAAATGGTGTTGGTAAGTCGTGAGTCGTGAGTCGTGAGTCGTGAGTCGTGAGGCGTGAGGCGTGAGGCGTGAGGTGTAAGGCGTAAGGCGTAAGGCGTAAGGCGTAAGGCGTGAGTGTTGAGTGCTGAGTGCTGAGTGTTGAGTTGGGGGGTATCAGTCATCGGCGATCAGCTGCCGGATACTTCCGATAGCGGTTCGCAGATAGCTGATCGCTGATTACAGGAGGCATGAGTGATGAGCTTAATAGTCGCAGGATTAGCAATGATGGCTTTAGGAGGTTCGATGATGGGAGAGTCTATTCAGTCGTTGCCTGCCTCACAGATGAAGGCATCCAAGGATGATTGGCTCTTAGGCCAAGGCGACAATGTGACGCGCGTTTTTCATGACCGCGAACAGAACTCGCTCATCCTTGCAAACGGCCTCGTCGCACGAAGGTTCTTTACGCATCCAACGGGTTTGGGCACCTTTTCTATCGAAAACTTGGTGAGCCAGGAGACGTTAGTTCGTGCCGTGCGGCCCGAAGCCTTACTGACTCTCAATGGAACGGAATACACGATTGGTGGCTATTCTGGACAACCTGACTCGGGTTATTTCCTACTGGACTGGTTGAAGTTGATGACGCCTAATCCAAGCCGGGCAAATTCGGGTGGCTTTGTGGCTGCGTCCACGCTTCCAAGGTTTGAGTGGAAGGCAGTCCGACTGTCTGAGGGCAAGTCATGGCCCCCGAAAGGTGTTCACATATTCTTGAACACCGAATTGAAAATCAAGGAGTCAGATACGCCGGTTAGAGTGGAAGTCCACTACGAGATGTATGACGGCTTGCCCTTGATGAGCAAGTGGGTGACGATTAGGAACGTCACCGACAAGCCGATTCGTCTCAACTCCTTCATCGTCGAGCAGTTGGCGATGGTTGAGCCGGAGTCGCAGGTTGACCATCAGGCCGAATGGCTGAAGCCGAACGTGACGGTTCTGACCGATTACTCGTTTGGCGGGATGGCGACGATGAACTCTGCCAAATGTGTGAACTGGGTGCCTGACCCCGACTACAAGACGCAGGTCAATTACGATTTGAAGACTCCTTGTTTGCTGGAGGTTAAGCCACCGCTTGGGCCGGATGTGGATATTCAGCCGAACAGTTCGTTCGACACCTTCCGAATCTACGAACTGTTTCACGACTCTTGGGATCGGGAGCGTAAGGGGCTTGCTGTGCGCAAAATGATGCGGACCATCGCTCCGTGGTGCACCGAGAACCCGCTCATGCTGCACCTGACGAGCACGGATCCGAAGGTTGTTCTTCCTGCCATCGACCAAGCGGCGGAAGTCGGTTTTGAGATGGTGATCTTTAGCTTTGGGAGTGGGCTGAATATGGAGGATGCGTCACCTGGGAATATTGCCAAGTTCAAGGAGTTTCGCGATTACGCCAGAAAGAAGGGGCTGGATTTGGGCGGCTATTCGCTTCTGGCGAGTCGTCGGATTGACGATAAGAACGATGTTATCAACCCCAAGACTGGGAAACCTGGGGGTGCGATTTTTGGGAATTCTCCGTGTCTTGAAAGCGAGTGGGGGCATCGCTATTTTGACGATCTAAAGGCGTTTATCCGGGGAACTGGGTTCAGCATTCTCGAGCACGATGGAAGCTACCCGGGCGATGTTTGCGCCTCGACAACCCATCCCGGACACAAGGGTTTGGAGGACTCTCAGTGGACGCAGTACCAGCGCATCAAGGAGCTTTATGAGTGGTGCCGGGGAGAGGGGATTTACCTGAACATCCCCGACTTCTATTTTTTGGTCGGGGGAAGCAAAACTGGGATGGGCTATCGGGAGACGAACTGGTCGTTGCCAAGGGCGCAGCAGCACATCCACTGCCGCCAAAACCTCTATGACGGCACTTGGGAAAAGACGCCGAGCATGGGCTGGATGTTTGTGCCGCTGGTTCAGTATCAGGGCGGCGGAGCGGCTGCCACTATCGAGCCGTTGAAGGATCATCTTCAAGACTACGAGATGCATTTGGCGAACAACCTCGGCTACGGTGCGCAGGCTTGCTATCGCGGACCACGGCTGTACGATACGCCGGAGACGAAGGCCGTTGTCGTGAAGTGGGTGTCGTGGTTCAAGAAGTACCGCGACATATTGGAGTCGGATGTGATCCACGTTCGACGGGCGGACGGACGCAATCTCGATTGCATTCTTCACGCAAATCCAGCTTTGGAGCGCAAGGGGATGGTGATGGTTTACAATCCGACTCATGAGCCGCTGACTCAAGAGATCACGTTGCCGCTGTATTACACAGGAATCGAAAATGAGTGCATGATCGGCGAGCAGGATAAGAGCTCAAAAAAGGTCAAGCTGAGCCGCGATTATAAGATTACGATCAAGCCGACCGTGCCGCAAATGAGCTGCATTTGGTATGTGGTTCGGGATGCTGAGGTTGCCAAGAAGTGAACCGCAAGGGGCGTACGGCATTCATTTTCGCGTATCTGGCGCCAGCGGTTCTGTTGTATGCGGTCTTTGTGGTTTGGCCCCTGATCCAGTCGGTGGTGATCTCGTTTACAAACTGGCGCGGGCTTTCCGACCAGAAGGACTATGTCGGGCTTGAGAATTACGAGCGGCTGATAAAGGACGAGGCGTACATCACCGCCGTCAAGAACAACCTTTGGATTCTGGTTTTTGGCGGGTTGGCGATCCTTGTGGTGGGGTTGTTGATGGCTCACGCCGTTCAAGGCGATGGAAAGCTTGCCAAGGTTTTGCGTGCCACGTACCTCATTCCCCATGTCATCTCTCTGGTTGTAGTGGCGATCTTGTGGGCGTTTCTCTATCATCCATCGTTCGGGTTGGTGACGCAGGGTGGAGAGATGGTTGGGATTCGACAGCCCGAAGCCGGATATCTGGGCGATCTTGACGCAGCGCTGCCAGCCGTGACGTTGGCTTTTGTTTGGTACGCGGTTGGGTTTTACATCATGCTCTTTGCGGCGGGGCTTAAGAACATCCCGAGCGACATTTCAGAGGCGGCGTCTTTGGATGGGGCGGCGGGGCTTACGCGATTTTGGCGGGTGACGTGGCCTTTGATGTGGTCGGTCCGTAAGGTTGCCGTGACGTATATCGTCATCACGGTGATCAACATTTTTGCCTTGGTGCAGGTGATGACGCGGGGTGGAAACCCCGACCGGCGCACTGAGGTGATGCTGAGCTACTTCTTTGAGAAGGGGCAAGAGCAAGGAAGATATGGCCAAGGCGCGGCTATTGCCGTGACGAACTTGGCTTTGGCTCTCGGCGTGGCGCTTATTCTTATGTTTGTGTTCCGAAAGAACCCCGAGGCCAGGCGATGAGGCAGCGCTCTGGGCGGCGTCTAACCCTGCCCGATTTGGCAAGTTTCCTCCTTACGCGGTTGGGCATGGGGTTGTTTTTGGCGGCGGTTATCCTCCCGCTGCTGTGGGTGTTGATCTCGTCGGTCAAATCGAGTACGGAGATTTTTGGCTCGCCTTGGAGTTTGCCCGAGAGTCCGCAATGGTCGAACTACAGCGGAGCTTGGGGGGATGCGGGAATCGGTCGGCATTTTCTCAATTCACTGGTTGTGTGCGT contains:
- a CDS encoding sugar ABC transporter permease; translation: MNRKGRTAFIFAYLAPAVLLYAVFVVWPLIQSVVISFTNWRGLSDQKDYVGLENYERLIKDEAYITAVKNNLWILVFGGLAILVVGLLMAHAVQGDGKLAKVLRATYLIPHVISLVVVAILWAFLYHPSFGLVTQGGEMVGIRQPEAGYLGDLDAALPAVTLAFVWYAVGFYIMLFAAGLKNIPSDISEAASLDGAAGLTRFWRVTWPLMWSVRKVAVTYIVITVINIFALVQVMTRGGNPDRRTEVMLSYFFEKGQEQGRYGQGAAIAVTNLALALGVALILMFVFRKNPEARR